The following are encoded together in the Panicum virgatum strain AP13 chromosome 6K, P.virgatum_v5, whole genome shotgun sequence genome:
- the LOC120712508 gene encoding receptor-like protein kinase, with the protein MRLAVWHWFFLFFALVSSSWSLNSDGLALLALSKNLILPSDITSRWNASNATPCKWYGVGCNKRNRVISLDLSSSEVSGSIGSEIGLLKYLKVLNLTTNNISGLIPPELGNCSMLEQLDLSQNSLTGTIPEELFKNQSFMEHVYLHYNQLSGSIPVSVGEMTSLMALWLYGNMLSGVLPASIGNCTKLEDLYLYENQLSGSLPETLSRIKGLRNFDATTNGFTGEITFRFENCKLEIFSLSFNNIKGEIPSWLGNCSSLTQLGFVNNSMSGKIPTSLGLLSNLTYLLLSQNTLSGPIPPEIGNCRLLEWLELDANLLEGTVPKEFANLRILSKLFLFENRLTGEFPENIWSIPTLESVLIYSNSFTGKLPAVLGELKSLQNITLFDNFFTGVIPPKLGLNSRLVQIDFTNNSFIGGIPPNICSGKRLRILDLGLNHLNGSIPSSVLDCPSLERVILQNNNLDGTIPQFGNCANLSYMDLSHNSLSGSIPASFSRCAGITDINWSENKLSGRIPSEIGYLENLGRLNLSRNILHGSLPVQIANCSKLNSLDLSTNSLNGSALNTISNLKSLLHLRLQENKFSGGLPDSLSDLDMLIELQLGGNILGGSIPSALGKLLNLGALNLSGNSLVGDIPPQLGNLVALESLDLSFNNLTGGLATFGSLHILHALNVSYNQFSGPLPDNLLVFLNSTPSSFNGNPGLCISCSNNNSYCKGTNVLKPCGGSKKREVHGRFRLALIILCSLFVGALLVLVLACILLKSRDWRKKSEESVSTMFEGSSSKLNEVIEATENFDDKYIIGTGAHGTVYKATLRSGDVYAIKKLVISAHRGSYKSMMRELKTIYKIKHRNLVKLKEFWLRSNNGFILYDFMDKGSLHDVLHVIQPAPVLDWCVRYEIALGTAHGLAYLHDDCRPPIIHRDIKPSNILLDKDMVAHISDFGIAKLMDQPSAPQTTGIVGTVGYMAPELAFSTKSSMESDVYSYGVVLLELLTRKTAVDPSFPDSTDIVGWVSSALSGTDKIEAICDPALMEEVYGTVEMEEVRKVLSLALRCAAREASQRPSMAAVVKELTDVRPAAGRSLSKKQGKTGPGSQSHSSSY; encoded by the exons ATGAGGTTGGCTGTATGGCATTGGTTTTTTCTATTCTTCGCCTTAGTTTCGTCATCATGGAGTTTGAATTCGGATGGCCTGGCTCTTCTCGCACTGTCCAAAAACCTCATACTACCAAGTGACATAACCTCCAGGTGGAATGCTTCTAATGCAACCCCTTGTAAATGGTATGGAGTTGGTTGCAATAAAAGGAATAGAGTGATTTCCCTTGACCTATCGTCATCGGAAGTTTCAGGTTCGATAGGATCTGAAATCGGGCTTCTAAAATACCTGAAGGTCCTCAACTTAACTACTAACAATATATCTGGTTTGATCCCTCCCGAATTGGGGAACTGCAGTATGCTTGAACAATTGGATCTGTCCCAAAACTCTCTGACTGGAACTATACCAGAGGAATTGTTCAAGAACCAATCGTTTATGGAGCACGTGTACCTGCATTACAATCAGCTCAGTGGTTCGATCCCCGTCTCAGTTGGTGAAATGACAAGCCTCATGGCCTTGTGGCTGTATGGGAATATGTTGTCTGGAGTTTTGCCTGCTTCAATTGGCAACTGCACCAAGTTAGAGGACCTCTATCTATACGAGAATCAACTGAGCGGTAGTCTTCCAGAAACCTTGAGTAGGATCAAAGGCCTCAGAAATTTTGATGCCACAACCAATGGCTTCACTGGAGAGATCACTTTCAGATTCGAGAACTGCAAGTTAGAAATATTCAGTTTGTCATTCAACAATATAAAGGGTGAAATTCCATCATGGCTGGGGAATTGCAGCAGCTTGACACAACTTGGATTTGTCAATAATAGTATGTCTGGCAAAATTCCAACTTCTCTTGGTTTATTGAGCAACCTCACATATCTTCTACTTTCTCAGAACACCCTGTCTGGACCAATTcctcctgagatcggcaactgTCGGTTGCTGGAGTGgctagagttagatgcaaacctGCTGGAGGGCACTGTTCCTAAAGAGTTTGCAAATTTACGGATCTTGTCAAAGCTCTTTCTGTTCGAGAATCGCCTCACAGGAGAGTTCCCTGAGAATATTTGGAGTATCCCAACCCTTGAGAGTGTCCTTATTTACAGTAACAGTTTCACGGGAAAGCTACCTGCAGTATTAGGTGAGCTGAAGTCCCTCCAGAACATTACACTATTTGATAATTTCTTCACTGGGGTCATACCACCGAAGCTGGGTCTTAATAGCCGTTTGGTCCAGATAGATTTCACAAATAACAGTTTCATTGGTGGGATTCCTCCAAATATTTGTTCAGGAAAAAGATTGAGAATTTTGGACTTGGGGCTGAATCATCTTAATGGCAGCATCCCATCCAGTGTTTTGGACTGCCCAAGTTTGGAGCGAGTCATTCTCCAAAACAATAATCTTGATGGGACTATTCCGCAATTTGGAAACTGTGCAAATCTAAGCTATATGGATCTGAGTCACAATTCCTTGAGTGGTAGCATTCCAGCAAGCTTCAGCAGATGTGCAGGTATTACTGACATTAACTGGTCAGAAAACAAGCTTTCAGGGAGAATACCATCTGAAATTGGATATTTGGAGAATCTGGGAAGACTTAACCTCTCACGCAACATTCTACATGGTTCACTCCCTGTGCAAATTGCCAACTGCTCCAAGTTGAATTCACTTGATTTGAGTACTAACTCTTTGAATGGTTCGGCACTCAATACAATAAGCAACCTGAAGTCTCTGTTGCATCTACGGTTGCAGGAGAATAAATTCAGTGGAGGCTTGCCTGATTCTCTCTCGGACTTGGATATGCTTATTGAGCTGCAACTTGGTGGAAATATTCTTGGGGGTAGTATCCCTTCAGCATTAGGAAAGCTGCTAAACCTGGGTGCCTTGAATCTCAGTGGCAATAGTCTAGTGGGTGATATTCCACCACAACTGGGTAATTTGGTGGCGCTGGAAAGTTTAGATTTGTCATTTAATAATCTCACAGGAGGCCTTGCTACATTTGGAAGTCTACATATTTTGCATGCCTTGAATGTTTCTTACAACCAATTTAGTGGACCACTCCCTGATAATCTTCTAGTATTTCTGAATTCCACACCGAGTTCCTTTAATGGAAATCCAGGCCTCTGTATCTCTTGCAGTAACAATAATTCTTATTGTAAGGGAACTAATGTCTTGAAACCCTGTGGAGGATCTAAGAAAAGAGAAGTACACGGCCGATTCAGGCTTGCTCTCATAATTCTTTGTTCATTGTTTGTGGGAGCACTTTTGGTACTTGTACTCGCTTGCATCCTTCTGAAATCTCGAGATTGGAGGAAGAAAAGTGAGGAATCAGTGAGTACTATGTTTGAAGGTTCCTCCTCTAAATTAAATGAGGTTATAGAGGCGACTGAAAATTTTGATGACAAGTATATAATCGGCACAGGTGCTCATGGAACTGTTTACAAGGCTACACTGAGGTCAGGAGATGTGTATGCTATAAAGAAGCTTGTGATTTCTGCACACAGAGGTTCATACAAAAGCATGATGAGAGAATTGAAGACAATATATAAAATTAAGCATAGGAACCTGGTAAAGCTAAAAGAGTTTTGGTTGAGAAGCAATAATGGGTTCATACTATATGATTTTATGGACAAAGGAAGCCTTCATGATGTTTTGCATGTAATTCAGCCAGCACCAGTTTTGGACTGGTGTGTGCGGTATGAAATAGCACTGGGTACCGCCCATGGTTTAGCGTATCTTCATGATGACTGCCGCCCTCCAATAATTCACCGGGATATCAAGCCAAGTAATATATTGCTAGACAAGGACATGGTGGCACATATATCAGATTTTGGCATTGCAAAGCTCATGGATCAGCCTTCTGCTCCACAGACCACTGGAATCGTTGGCACTGTTGGATATATGGCACCAG AACTGGCGTTTTCCACCAAGAGCAGCATGGAGTCCGACGTGTACAGCTACGGCGTGGTGCTGCTGGAGCTGCTCACCAGGAAGACGGCGGTGGACCCCTCGTTCCCCGACAGCACGGACATAGTGGGCTGGGTGTCCTCCGCGCTGAGCGGCACCGACAAGATCGAGGCCATCTGCGACCCGGCCCTCATGGAGGAAGTCTACGGCACGGTGGAGATGGAGGAGGTGCGCAAGGTCCTATCGCTCGCGCTCCGGTGCGCGGCCAGGGAGGCGAGCCAGAGGCCGTCCATGGCCGCCGTCGTGAAGGAGCTGACGGACGtgaggcccgccgccggccggtcgTTGTCCAAGAAGCAGGGGAAAACGGGGCCGGGGTCCCAGTCCCACAGCAGCTCGTACTGA